A single region of the Raphanus sativus cultivar WK10039 chromosome 1, ASM80110v3, whole genome shotgun sequence genome encodes:
- the LOC108831372 gene encoding receptor-like protein 15 isoform X1 encodes MERRLFLVHILIWVMIVMGQIHRYKSCVEKERKGLLELKTYLLLSAIQEDDTFDTWSNDTVSDCCRWERVKCNRKTKRVTGLALHELRLIGLPLVINLSLLYPFEELQTLNLSKSWFGGFNASFLEGYQSLRRLRNLEILVLSFNQFDNRVLPFLSSAKSLTTLFLRGNNMDGPFPAKELKYLTNLELLDLSRNRFDNSTPVQGLADLRKLKALDLSRNEFTGWGQLQEICELKNLQELDLSHNQLIGEFPLCLTSLTALRVLDLSSNQMTGKVPCAIGSIESLEYLSLFDNDFGGFFSLGSLANLSQLKVLKLSSISNSLQVEPESTRKLEFQLHVIALRSCNLGKLPHLLLHQKELRLVDLSDNRLHGLFPSWLMENNTNLEVLLLQNNSFTNFQLPKSAHSLLFLDVSANELSQLFPNDIGWILPNLRHLNLSKNSLQGNLPTSLGNMKKIYFLDVSHNDLYGKLPRSLTMGCYSLMFLKLSHNKLSGNIFPEPTNLTSLEVLSLDNNQFSGRIGDGLLNSSRMYALDISNNYLTDIIPSWIGNLSYLSMLLISNNYLEGQIPVLTDIYDLVLLDLSANRLSGELPYRFNSDTRMLFLQDNNFSGTIPDTVLGNHVSILDLRNNRLSGSIPKFVSNQKIYILLLRGNNLIGSIPYQMCGLSNIQLLDLSNNKLNGSIPSCFSNISFSFPTLQHDGQEGYDAGMMFVSSDIFGGMGLDEDFFTTEDLGRYYRSKLMLDPFTVDYMADSVIEVQFAAKRRYDTYMGVTLGLMFGLDLAENELSGDIPGELGDLVDLRALNLSHNHLSGVIPQNFSKMKDLESLDLSFNILHGQIPSQLKELNSLAVFNVSYNNLSGIIPVKGQFSFDETSYFGNPLLCGQPTNRSCNDDTLEETPANVGEEEEDVIDIVSFFWSIFAAYVTILLGLLASLSFDSSWSRTWFLVVDAFIHKVKSLTS; translated from the exons ATGGAGAGGAGATTGTTCCTAGTTCATATTCTGATATGGGTGATGATAGTGATGGGGCAGATACATAGATACAAGAGCTGTGTTGAGAAAGAAAGGAAGGGTTTGCTGGAGCTCAAGACATACTTGCTGCTCTCAGCGATCCAAGAAGACGACACTTTTGATACTTGGAGTAATGACACAGTGAGTGATTGTTGCAGGTGGGAAAGAGTTAAGTGTAATCGAAAAACTAAACGGGTGACTGGCCTTGCCCTCCATGAACTTCGTTTAATAGGTTTGCCTCTTGTAATAAATCTTTCCTTGCTGTATCCCTTTGAAGAGCTTCAAACTCTCAACTTATCTAAGAGCTGGTTCGGAGGATTCAATGCCTCCTTCCTGGAAG GTTATCAAAGTCTAAGGAGATTAAGAAACCTAGAGATACTGGTTCTCTCTTTCAATCAATTTGATAACAGGGTATTACCTTTTCTCAGCTCCGCAAAATCACTTACAACTTTGTTTCTTCGTGGTAACAACATGGATGGTCCCTTTCCTGCTAAAG AACTTAAATATCTGACAAACTTGGAGCTGCTGGACTTGAGTAGAAACAGATTTGACAACTCCACACCTGTACAAG GTTTAGCTGACCTGAGAAAGTTGAAAGCTCTGGATCTAAGTCGTAACGAATTTACAGGCTGGGGGCAATTGCAAG AGATTTGCGAGTTGAAAAATCTGCAAGAGCTCGACCTCAGCCATAACCAACTCATAGGTGAGTTTCCATTATGCTTAACCAGCTTGACTGCACTCCGAGTTCTTGATCTCTCATCAAACCAAATGACTGGGAAGGTCCCTTGTGCTATTGGTAGCATTGAATCCCTTGAGTATTTATCACTGTTTGATAACGACTTCGGTGGTTTCTTCTCATTGGGTTCGCTTGCCAACCTCTCACAGCTTAAGGTACTCAAGCTTTCTTCAATATCCAACTCACTCCAAGTAGAGCCAGAAAGTACTCGGAAGCTAGAATTTCAGTTGCATGTCATCGCACTAAGGTCTTGCAACTTGGGAAagcttcctcatcttctcctaCACCAGAAGGAGTTACGTCTGGTTGATCTCTCTGACAACAGACTTCATGGACTGTTCCCTTCTTGGCTAATGGAGAACAATACAAACCTCGAAGTTTTGCTTCTACAGAATAACTCATTTACGAACTTTCAGCTACCCAAATCTGCTCATAGTCTCCTTTTTCTGGATGTCTCAGCTAATGAGTTAAGCCAACTCTTTCCCAATGATATTGGGTGGATACTTCCTAATCTACGGCACCTTAACCTGTCAAAGAATAGTTTACAGGGGAATCTGCCAACTTCTCTAGGTAACATGAAAAAGATCTACTTTCTGGATGTCTCTCACAATGATCTCTACGGAAAGCTACCAAGGAGTTTAACAATGGGGTGTTATTCTCTAATGTTTCTTAAGCTTTCTCACAACAAACTTAGCGGTAACATTTTTCCAGAGCCAACAAATTTGACTTCCTTGGAGGTATTGTCTTTGGATAATAACCAGTTTTCAGGGAGGATTGGAGATGGTTTGCTGAACTCGAGCCGCATGTATGCACTTGACATATCAAACAATTATCTCACAGATATTATCCCAAGCTGGATTGGCAACTTATCTTACTTGTCTATGCTCTTGATCTCGAACAATTACCTAGAAGGTCAAATACCTGTTTTAACTGACATATACGACCTTGTATTGTTGGACCTCTCTGCAAACAGATTATCTGGTGAACTACCTTACCGCTTCAACTCTGATACAAGAATGCTGTTCCTGCAGGATAATAATTTCTCTGGGACTATCCCAGACACAGTACTGGGAAATCATGTCTCCATACTTGATCTAAGAAACAACAGATTGTCCGGGAGTATCCCCAAGTTCGTCAGCAACCAAAAGATCTATATTCTTCTTCTGCGGGGGAATAACTTAATAGGCTCTATTCCTTACCAGATGTGTGGCTTAAGCAACATCCAACTTTTGGATCTTTCTAACAACAAACTGAATGGATCTATACCCTCATGTTTTAGCAATATATCATTTAGTTTTCCTACGCTACAACACGATGGGCAAGAGGGTTATGATGCTGGAATGATGTTCGTGTCTAGTGATATCTTTGGTGGCATGGGTCTGGACGAGGACTTCTTTACCACGGAAGATTTAGGCAGGTATTATAGATCTAAGCTTATGCTAGATCCTTTTACTGTAGACTACATGGCAGACAGTGTGATCGAAGTTCAGTTTGCAGCAAAGCGAAGATATGATACCTACATGGGTGTAACTCTTGGACTTATGTTTGGACTGGATCTAGCTGAGAATGAGCTAAGTGGTGATATCCCAGGAGAACTTGGAGATCTTGTTGATTTACGTGCACTGAATCTTTCTCACAATCATCTATCAGGTGTCATCCCACAAAATTTCTCCAAAATGAAGGATTTAGAAAGCCTTGATCTTTCCTTCAACATCTTACACGGCCAAATCCCTAGTCAGCTTAAAGAGCTAAACAGTCTTGCTGTGTTTAATGTTTCTTACAACAACTTATCAGGTATCATTCCAGTGAAAGGGCAATTTAGCTTTGATGAAACCAGCTATTTTGGTAATCCTCTTCTCTGTGGACAACCTACCAACAGAAGTTGTAATGATGACACTTTGGAAGAAACCCCAGCGAATgttggagaagaggaagaagatgtgATTGACATTGTATCTTTCTTCTGGAGCATTTTTGCAGCCTATGTGACAATACTGCTAGGGCTGCTTGCTTCACTCTCTTTTGATTCTTCGTGGAGTCGAACATGGTTTCTTGTTGTTGATGCTTTCATCCATAAAGTGAAAAGTTTGACATCCTAG
- the LOC108831372 gene encoding receptor-like protein 15 isoform X2, whose translation MGQIHRYKSCVEKERKGLLELKTYLLLSAIQEDDTFDTWSNDTVSDCCRWERVKCNRKTKRVTGLALHELRLIGLPLVINLSLLYPFEELQTLNLSKSWFGGFNASFLEGYQSLRRLRNLEILVLSFNQFDNRVLPFLSSAKSLTTLFLRGNNMDGPFPAKELKYLTNLELLDLSRNRFDNSTPVQGLADLRKLKALDLSRNEFTGWGQLQEICELKNLQELDLSHNQLIGEFPLCLTSLTALRVLDLSSNQMTGKVPCAIGSIESLEYLSLFDNDFGGFFSLGSLANLSQLKVLKLSSISNSLQVEPESTRKLEFQLHVIALRSCNLGKLPHLLLHQKELRLVDLSDNRLHGLFPSWLMENNTNLEVLLLQNNSFTNFQLPKSAHSLLFLDVSANELSQLFPNDIGWILPNLRHLNLSKNSLQGNLPTSLGNMKKIYFLDVSHNDLYGKLPRSLTMGCYSLMFLKLSHNKLSGNIFPEPTNLTSLEVLSLDNNQFSGRIGDGLLNSSRMYALDISNNYLTDIIPSWIGNLSYLSMLLISNNYLEGQIPVLTDIYDLVLLDLSANRLSGELPYRFNSDTRMLFLQDNNFSGTIPDTVLGNHVSILDLRNNRLSGSIPKFVSNQKIYILLLRGNNLIGSIPYQMCGLSNIQLLDLSNNKLNGSIPSCFSNISFSFPTLQHDGQEGYDAGMMFVSSDIFGGMGLDEDFFTTEDLGRYYRSKLMLDPFTVDYMADSVIEVQFAAKRRYDTYMGVTLGLMFGLDLAENELSGDIPGELGDLVDLRALNLSHNHLSGVIPQNFSKMKDLESLDLSFNILHGQIPSQLKELNSLAVFNVSYNNLSGIIPVKGQFSFDETSYFGNPLLCGQPTNRSCNDDTLEETPANVGEEEEDVIDIVSFFWSIFAAYVTILLGLLASLSFDSSWSRTWFLVVDAFIHKVKSLTS comes from the exons ATGGGGCAGATACATAGATACAAGAGCTGTGTTGAGAAAGAAAGGAAGGGTTTGCTGGAGCTCAAGACATACTTGCTGCTCTCAGCGATCCAAGAAGACGACACTTTTGATACTTGGAGTAATGACACAGTGAGTGATTGTTGCAGGTGGGAAAGAGTTAAGTGTAATCGAAAAACTAAACGGGTGACTGGCCTTGCCCTCCATGAACTTCGTTTAATAGGTTTGCCTCTTGTAATAAATCTTTCCTTGCTGTATCCCTTTGAAGAGCTTCAAACTCTCAACTTATCTAAGAGCTGGTTCGGAGGATTCAATGCCTCCTTCCTGGAAG GTTATCAAAGTCTAAGGAGATTAAGAAACCTAGAGATACTGGTTCTCTCTTTCAATCAATTTGATAACAGGGTATTACCTTTTCTCAGCTCCGCAAAATCACTTACAACTTTGTTTCTTCGTGGTAACAACATGGATGGTCCCTTTCCTGCTAAAG AACTTAAATATCTGACAAACTTGGAGCTGCTGGACTTGAGTAGAAACAGATTTGACAACTCCACACCTGTACAAG GTTTAGCTGACCTGAGAAAGTTGAAAGCTCTGGATCTAAGTCGTAACGAATTTACAGGCTGGGGGCAATTGCAAG AGATTTGCGAGTTGAAAAATCTGCAAGAGCTCGACCTCAGCCATAACCAACTCATAGGTGAGTTTCCATTATGCTTAACCAGCTTGACTGCACTCCGAGTTCTTGATCTCTCATCAAACCAAATGACTGGGAAGGTCCCTTGTGCTATTGGTAGCATTGAATCCCTTGAGTATTTATCACTGTTTGATAACGACTTCGGTGGTTTCTTCTCATTGGGTTCGCTTGCCAACCTCTCACAGCTTAAGGTACTCAAGCTTTCTTCAATATCCAACTCACTCCAAGTAGAGCCAGAAAGTACTCGGAAGCTAGAATTTCAGTTGCATGTCATCGCACTAAGGTCTTGCAACTTGGGAAagcttcctcatcttctcctaCACCAGAAGGAGTTACGTCTGGTTGATCTCTCTGACAACAGACTTCATGGACTGTTCCCTTCTTGGCTAATGGAGAACAATACAAACCTCGAAGTTTTGCTTCTACAGAATAACTCATTTACGAACTTTCAGCTACCCAAATCTGCTCATAGTCTCCTTTTTCTGGATGTCTCAGCTAATGAGTTAAGCCAACTCTTTCCCAATGATATTGGGTGGATACTTCCTAATCTACGGCACCTTAACCTGTCAAAGAATAGTTTACAGGGGAATCTGCCAACTTCTCTAGGTAACATGAAAAAGATCTACTTTCTGGATGTCTCTCACAATGATCTCTACGGAAAGCTACCAAGGAGTTTAACAATGGGGTGTTATTCTCTAATGTTTCTTAAGCTTTCTCACAACAAACTTAGCGGTAACATTTTTCCAGAGCCAACAAATTTGACTTCCTTGGAGGTATTGTCTTTGGATAATAACCAGTTTTCAGGGAGGATTGGAGATGGTTTGCTGAACTCGAGCCGCATGTATGCACTTGACATATCAAACAATTATCTCACAGATATTATCCCAAGCTGGATTGGCAACTTATCTTACTTGTCTATGCTCTTGATCTCGAACAATTACCTAGAAGGTCAAATACCTGTTTTAACTGACATATACGACCTTGTATTGTTGGACCTCTCTGCAAACAGATTATCTGGTGAACTACCTTACCGCTTCAACTCTGATACAAGAATGCTGTTCCTGCAGGATAATAATTTCTCTGGGACTATCCCAGACACAGTACTGGGAAATCATGTCTCCATACTTGATCTAAGAAACAACAGATTGTCCGGGAGTATCCCCAAGTTCGTCAGCAACCAAAAGATCTATATTCTTCTTCTGCGGGGGAATAACTTAATAGGCTCTATTCCTTACCAGATGTGTGGCTTAAGCAACATCCAACTTTTGGATCTTTCTAACAACAAACTGAATGGATCTATACCCTCATGTTTTAGCAATATATCATTTAGTTTTCCTACGCTACAACACGATGGGCAAGAGGGTTATGATGCTGGAATGATGTTCGTGTCTAGTGATATCTTTGGTGGCATGGGTCTGGACGAGGACTTCTTTACCACGGAAGATTTAGGCAGGTATTATAGATCTAAGCTTATGCTAGATCCTTTTACTGTAGACTACATGGCAGACAGTGTGATCGAAGTTCAGTTTGCAGCAAAGCGAAGATATGATACCTACATGGGTGTAACTCTTGGACTTATGTTTGGACTGGATCTAGCTGAGAATGAGCTAAGTGGTGATATCCCAGGAGAACTTGGAGATCTTGTTGATTTACGTGCACTGAATCTTTCTCACAATCATCTATCAGGTGTCATCCCACAAAATTTCTCCAAAATGAAGGATTTAGAAAGCCTTGATCTTTCCTTCAACATCTTACACGGCCAAATCCCTAGTCAGCTTAAAGAGCTAAACAGTCTTGCTGTGTTTAATGTTTCTTACAACAACTTATCAGGTATCATTCCAGTGAAAGGGCAATTTAGCTTTGATGAAACCAGCTATTTTGGTAATCCTCTTCTCTGTGGACAACCTACCAACAGAAGTTGTAATGATGACACTTTGGAAGAAACCCCAGCGAATgttggagaagaggaagaagatgtgATTGACATTGTATCTTTCTTCTGGAGCATTTTTGCAGCCTATGTGACAATACTGCTAGGGCTGCTTGCTTCACTCTCTTTTGATTCTTCGTGGAGTCGAACATGGTTTCTTGTTGTTGATGCTTTCATCCATAAAGTGAAAAGTTTGACATCCTAG